The proteins below come from a single Aegilops tauschii subsp. strangulata cultivar AL8/78 chromosome 6, Aet v6.0, whole genome shotgun sequence genomic window:
- the LOC141025392 gene encoding uncharacterized protein, producing the protein MGTTTRSGASSSGSSGASTMSKSTFSRRPNRCTRTRCGGTTTSRWCYGSTPPSPTAVRRHPVARVTAYHLWQQLEIFFRDNAAGRAVHIGAEFHATVQGDMSVAQYCRRLQQLASALADVGEPVTDRSLTLQLVRGLSRRFQTMATLLPMQQPFPTFVQARSRLLLEEINITERERTAGATALAVNHGGPSGDRPPPSSPSDKGKAPASGSPSADRGRRRGRGRGRGHGTPGASSSSNIGRGQPSPQPWMGYFAPWGSPAPSPQQWRSPWVPPNAAGVLGPRPPAPQQAYQVAGPSSSAPQWDQQGMMAHAFANLQLQQPPSSSEWLMDTGATSHIAGSS; encoded by the exons ATGGGGACAACTACTCGAAGTGGCGCCAGCTCTTCTGGTTCGTCAGGTGCAAGTACCATGTCGAAGAGCACGTTCTCGAGGAGGCCGAACCGCTGCACGAGGACGCGGTGTGGCGGAACGACGACATCACGCTGGTGCTATGGATCTACGCCACCATCTCCGACAGCTGTACGACGTCATCCAGTCGCCCGAGTCACGGCGTACCACCTCTGGCAGCAGCTGGAGATCTTCTTCCGCGACAACGCCGCCGGCCGCGCAGTGCACATCGGCGCCGAGTTCCACGCCACCGTCCAGGGCGACATGTCCGTCGCCCAGTACTGCCGCCGCCTCCAGCAGCTCGCGTCCGCACTGGCCGACGTCGGCGAGCCGGTCACCGACCGCTCGCTCACGCTGCAGCTGGTGCGTGGGCTGAGCCGGCGGTTCCAGACGATGGCCACCCTGCTGCCCATGCAGCAGCCCTTCCCCACCTTCGTGCAGGCGCGGTCCCGGCTTCTTCTGGAGGAGATCAACATCACCGAGCGCGAACGGACGGCTGGCGCCACGGCACTCGCCGTCAACCACGGTGGCCCCTCTGGTGATCGTCCGCCTCCGTCCTCCCCGTCCGACAAGGGCAAGGCGCCCGCCTCTGGGAGTCCCTCCGCTGACCGTGGCCGTCGGCGCGGCCGTGGGCGTGGCCGTGGCCACGGCACCCCCGGCGCCTCGTCCAGCTCCAACATCGGGCGTGGCCAGCCTAGCCCGCAGCCCTGGATGGGGTACTTTGCCCCCTGGGGTTCGCCGGCGCCGTCTCCTCAGCAGTGGCGCTCCCCCTGGGTGCCGCCCAATGCCGCGGGCGTCCTCGGTCCACGCCCGCCTGCACCCCAGCAGGCGTACCAGGTGGCCGGGCCGTCCTCCTCCGCGCCGCAATGGGACCAGCAGGGCATGATGGCCCACGCCTTCGCCAACCTTCAGCTGCAGCAGCCGCCCAGCAGCTCGGAGTGGCTCATGGACACGGGGGCCACCAGCCACATCGCCGGCTCGTCGT GA